A stretch of DNA from Piliocolobus tephrosceles isolate RC106 chromosome 21, ASM277652v3, whole genome shotgun sequence:
AGAGGGGCAGGTCAGTAACTGAGGGTGGTGGCGTCCtgaatctgaggcaggaggacctgTGCCCTGAAGGGAACTCGTAAGGAGATGGGGACATTCTCTTTGGGGTGAGTGGTCTGGGAGGGACGCTGTATGCTCCAAGGTCCCCAGTAGGAAGCTCTGCATCAAGGCTTTGATGTGGGTGCTGAAAAAGGAGAGAGACTGCAAGAAAATCTGAGTGGGACTTAGCTTGGGGGTGCCATGTATTGGGAGAAGGGTGGGCGTCTGTGGTCCTGGGGCCATGtggggccagggcaggagggGGTCGGAGTGCTGGTTTGGGGACTGTGACCACTCACTCCTCGCTGCTGCTGCTCCAGCTTCTGCTGCTGGACCTGCTTGTGGTTGGTGATGACCTGCCGGATGCCGTTGACGAAGCCGCTCTGGTCGTAGGGGATGAGGCCCATGAAAATCTTTTTCTTGGACGAGTACAGGAGCATGAGCACGCGCACCTCACAGGGCGCCGTGTGGGGGAAGTGCACGCAGCCCGCCTGGGTGGACAACAGCTCTTCAGAACCATTTATGCCCTGAAAGAGGCAGCCCCGACCCCCTCCCCATTCCAGAAGATTCTAGAGGCCCCCTGGGCAAGGGGAGGTGAGGTTTCTGCTATAGAAGGTTGAGGAGAACAGGTGTGCTGTGGGCTGCTCCAGAGACAGAAACTGAGGCACTCAGGGCAAGCTGGGGTTCTGCCTGCCCACTGAGAAGGAAAGCGGAGAGAAAGAGCTGGAGCCCAGCTCTTCAACCTTTGGCCATCACCTGCTCCTCATGGGATGCCCCAGTTTCCTTGTGCATTAAATGCCACGGCTGCCTCCTTAAAGGGCTGCTGAGAGTCACAGCCGTGACAGAGGGGCTTAGATGCAGAGCGCGGTACCCACAGGCCTGTGATCAACGGTGGTGTAGGATCCCAGGtattcaagagatcctccaggcCTCAGCATCGGCCAGTGTACCCCATGGGGAGTGCTCCCACATCACAGGGTCGCTGTGACTATGGGATGTCCGATCCACAGCAAGAGCCCTGCCCGAGGCTCAGCCCACAGGAAGCACCCAGGAAACATCACTGGTCATCGGGGGGTAACACATGGAGCGTTCAGGGCAGGGGCTCCTGAGGGAGGTGAGACTGACCTTGGCCAAGTGAgctgacttctctgagcctgggTTTCCTGCCTGAGACAGACACTGCTAGCTGCCTAATCCATATCCAAGTGTCCTCCTCCCCTGCATTCCCAATGCCATCTGGGGCTGCAACATGTCCCAGCCCCAGTCATGGATATCTGCTCCCGGCAGCCTCCCATCAACTAGGTGCTGCCCAGTGGCCTAGGTCTGGGCCAGGAGGTGAAAGGAAGCCGTGCTCGGGAATCTGAGAAAGTTTCTGCTGTCTTGAAGAAAGGGAAATACACAgccccccttcccctccttcaTGAAAGCATACGGAATGCCTGGAACCATGGGAGCTACCTTGTGACTGTAAAGGAGAGGTCAAGAGAATCACAGGGCCCTGCCCCTGATGTCACAGACCTATGAAACCAACCGCAATAGCTGGCCCCCTCTGGATGTCCTATTCTGTGCAAAAAAATAAATGCCTGCTCCTACAACGCCTGTCCTCTCAGGACCCAGCTGCCACAGTGTGGCCATGTGGACAGGCCATGTGCAGACACTGGGATGGCCGGTCCTAGCCAAGCCCCAGCCAACAGCCAGTGCTGTGTGTGGAGctgtttttgttcgtttgttttgttttgttttttgagacagagtctcgctctgtcccaggctggagtgcagtggtgcgatcttggctcactgcaagctccgcctcccgggttcatgccattctcccgcctcagcctccggagtagctgggactacaggcgcccgccaccacacctggctcattttttgtatttttagtagagacagggtttcacagtgttagtcagaatggtctcaatctcctgacctcgtgatccgcccacctcggcctcccaaagttctgggattacaggtgagagccaccacgcccggcctatgaGGAGCGCCTATTTTGAACATCCAGCCCAGTCAAGCTTTCAGACGACCAGAGTCTCAGCTGCCATCTAATGGCAACCCCATGAGAGTCCCCAAGCGAGATGGCCCATTGAGCCTAGGTGACTCACAGAATTGTAAGAGAATATTTTTTCTGAGTGGCCCCAATTATCTATTTGTTTGGAAAACTATGTTATTTGCAGCCAGAAGCACTCCTCTCAGGAATGCCTTCTTCACACGGTTCTGTGAGGATCCCATGAGGTGATCCCCCTAAGGTCCTCTTTCCTGCAGGAGTGCCTGGTGCACAGAAGTAACTGATCTGCTCCTTCCCCGAGTTACAAGGTGAACTATGTGTCTCAGAAAGCTAtgctgaggctgggcgcggtggctcacactggtaatcctagcagtttgggaggccaaggcgggcagatcacttgaggtcagaagttcgagaccagcctggccaacatggtgaaaccccgtctctactaaaaatacaaaaattaaccagccatggtggtgggcacctgtaatcccagctactcgggaggctgaggcaggagaatcgcttgaacccgggagacggaagttgctgtgagccaagattgcactactacactccagcctgggtgacaagagtgaaactctgtctcaaaaaacaaacccagaaagCTAAACTGAGGTTCCACTCTCCAGCACCTGTGAAGGTGACTCTATCTGGAAAGAAGGTCTTTGCAGTTGTAGTAAGATGAGGTCAGGAAAATGGGGCCTAATCCAAAATGACTGATGTCCTTCTAACCACAGGGACACAGAGATACACAGAATGCCACatggagacacacacagagggaagacagccACAGGATCGAGGAAGACCCTGGAGTGATGCCACCTGCAGCCTGGGGTTACTGGCCAGAAGAGGCAACGAAGAGGCCTTCCCTCGAGCCTCTGGAGAGAGCGCGGTCCTGCCGACACCCTGACCTtgggcttctggcctccagaactgggaaagAACacgtttctgttgttttgagccCCCCTGCTTGTGGTAATGTGTTACCGCAGCCACAGGAAACGAACACATCCCATAAACCCATGCCAGAATCAACAGCTTCCTCCTAACTGCTCCAGTCACATCCAGCTCACATTTTAAATGTGGAATATCCCTCAATCTGGTGCATATGATGATTATAATAAAAGTCAAGGCTCTAGAAGAAAGGCGAGGAACCTAAGGGCATGAAGTCCACCCAACCATCAAAAACGGCTTCCGTGGGCCCAGGCACTCTGGGATTCCCTTCAAAGGTCAGCAGAAAGCAGTACAAGAGTCAATGCCCCTCGGCCCCCAATGCCCTGGACTCACGAAGCCATTGCCCATGATGCGGTAAAGGCCTTTGAGAGACTCCAGGTCCTTGTTGGTGAAATGGAACTGGACCATCCTTGAGTTCCGGAACAAAGGGCCCAGGGTGGTCTGCGGGAGACACAGAAGTCAGCTGGCATGTTGGTGTGGACAAGTGAGGTGGGGACACAAggcagggagtgggggtggggcagggaacaGGGAAGAGACAGTAGGGTGAGGGCTGCCCGGCAGCAGGGCTGGCCCTCCACCACCACTCACCAGCAGCTGCTGGGGGATGAGCTGCATGATCAGCTTCTGGGGCCACTGCTCGGTCTTCCTGGGGGGGTGATGCCAGGAGAGGTGTGAGGAGGgggccagccccagccccaccgcACCCCACCCCTGACAGTCACCTACAGGTTCTCGCCATGATTCACGTAGACCTGGCAGGGCAGTGACCGTGTCAGCTTGGTGTTGGCATCCACTGAGGCAGGTTTGGGTTTCTGAGGGGGGAAAAGAGCATGTCAAAGTAAAAAGGGCCATAAGCCTCAGACCCCTTGAGCCCTCATGTCCTAGCCTGCTGGCCCCAAAGCTCAGGATGTTCCCCAGTTTAAGTCCCATGAgcccctggcccctcctccaGACCAGCAAACCTTCAATTCCTCAAATGTTAGGGCTACGTGCCCGGCTCCTAAATCCCACAATCCACTGTGCCCCAGGTGCTACATTGCCTGGGCCCTTCTCTGGGCCCCAAATCCTAGGCTTTTCTGGGTTCTCTGCATGGGGACTCTCCTCTGTACCGCAAGTCCCACTGCTCCATGGGGCTCCTGGCCTGGTCCCGCATCCCACAGGTCCAGCCCAAGGAATGCCCCCAAACCCAGCATTGCAAACCCCATGCATCTGACCCATGAGTCTCCCATGCCCAGCCCCACAGCCCCAGGAGTCCCAAGTGCCCAATGGACCCTCAGGCCCCTCACCTCCTGCCACTCGAGGACCCCGCTCCATGCCAGAAGTTTATTGGAGACTGACTGCTGCCCACCGAGGGCTGGGGCTCCTAGCTGGGCTGGGGAAGGGCCACTCACCCCTCCTGGGGCCACAGTGCCTGCCtgccagagaggaggaaggagggccaTGAGAATGGGGAAAGAGGGGGGCCTCCGGGGGCCATCCTGTGAGGGCAAACCGGGAAGAAGGAAAGGCCCCTTCTTCTGCTCCTCCATTCCCAGAACAGCACTTGGCCAGCCCCAGGACCCCAAATGCTTGCACGCTGCAGGATTCGAGGACTCGTAAGCTGTGCGATGCCCCGGACTCCCAAACCCAGGGATTCCTTGGGTTTCTCAGAACAGCCCTGACCCACCTGGAGCCATGAGCCTCCCCATTCCGTCCCCAGACCCTCATCTCAGGCATCTGCAGCACACACACCACGAACCCCCAAGGCCCCAGGGCCACCAGATCCACACCCCCCTGGAAGGCAAATGACTCATCCTCTAACTGTCCTAGCTGTGGGCAGCAGGAGGAAGGAGTGGGGGCAGGAGGCGTGCAGGCACCTACCATGGACGGTGCCCCGGGCTGCGCTGTGGGAGCCAGACCGGAGCCAGGGGCCACGgtggagaccagactgggctgGGAAGCAGGTGGTGGCTTGGGGGCGCCAGGGGGTCCTGGGGGTAGTGGGGGAGCTGGGGCCTGGCTGAAGGGGGGACCCACTCCGGGAGCAGCTTGCTGGAGGGGGGTGATGGGCGAGACTGTGGGAGAGACCAAGGGAAGAAGTGAGGAACAAGTGTGTGGAGAGAGGcctgcctggcccctgcccaCCCTTCATCCTCGCCCCAGGACTCACAGCGAGGGCCCAGCCCAGCCTTCTGGTTCTTGGCGGCCTCCACTGCATTCTGGGCGGCCACCTGAGCTGCACTCAGGTTCCCGGGAACCTGTGGgtagaagggaagaaggaaagggactGGTGAGGACCATGGCCCTCCAGTCCTGGTGTCCCACGAGGCCACACCACCCACGGCCCCACAAGGCACAGCTGCCCCAGCTGGGATAGCTCAGGAGCTCACGACACCCATCACCCAGCAGATGAGCTTCCATGGCCCCAGGAGTCCCACCCTCCCAATGTCCCATGGGACTCCCATCATCCCACAAGCTCCAACATGCAACTAGATCTCTCCCCAGGGGCCAGGGCTCCAGCAAGTCCCCAGAAACATGTCCCTTCCTGGAAACATCCATACCTGGTACTGCGGGGGgacgggaggcagaggctgctggggAGCTGCTGATAGAGTGGCACCAGAGGGTGCAGCAGGAGGCAGGGGGACTGGCTGCTTTGGCTGGAGGGGGCCTGGGGCTGAGCCACCCCCAACTGAGAGCAGGAGGGATGGCCAACCCCAGAAAGAAGGGATTCaagatggagagagggagagaaatccAAAATCCAAGTCAGAGGGAGCTGGGGAAACACGTCGAGCCCCCATCCCCACACGTGGTGCCCAGGCCTCACCAGGCAGCACGAGCCCCCGAACCAGCACCATGTGCCTTGGATCCTGGCTCACATCTGTGGGAGGCTGCAGCGGTTCCAGCAAGGCCGGGGGGGCTGCCTTCTCAAACAGAAGCCGAAGTGCAGGCAGCTTCCGTGGAGACACGATGGAGAAGTGGATCCCCCGCTATAGGAGAGGGGCCCAGCAGTCATGACGCGCCCCCTCCATAGGGGTGTTGGGGCCAGCCCCCAACCTACCACAGCTGCTGTGTGGCTGGACGGCACCAGTCCTACAACCACAATTCCCACTGGGCTTTGAGGCAGGAGACCCTGAAACCTACTATTGCCTGCCCCGGGGAGACCCTGGGTTCTAGTTTTGTCAGTAAGACTAAGTGGGCTAGGTGTgaaggctcacatctgtaatcccaggattttgtgagactgagtcaggcagatcacgtgaggccaggagttcgaaagcagcctggccaacatggtgaaacctcgtctctactaaagatacaaaaattagctgggcgtgatggcaggcgtctataatcccagctactcgggaagctgaaacacgagaattgcttgaacccaggaggcagaggctgcagtaagccaagatcacaccactgcactccagcctgggtaacagagccagactctgtttcaaaaaaaaagagtaagcaaAGCTGGTCACCAGTCTGTGACTATTCTGTGACTGAGTCCAGGCCCCCAgtgcctcctccctcagacccaagTCCAGGCCCCCAgtgcctcctccctcagacccaagagtccaggcccccagtgcctcctgcctcagacccaaGACTCCTGGCCCCcagaccctcctccctcagaccctgGAGTCCTCACCTCCCCAATCTGCTGCACCAGATTCTCAGTTGTGCATCCAGAGTACGTGGTGCTCTCAACAGCAGGCAACAGGTATGGGGGCGAGTTGCAGATGAGGAGGCAGACCCGGTGCGTCTGGCCACTACCAGGAATGAGAGAAGACATGGAGCCGGCAGCAACAGGGGCCCTGAGAAGGAACCCAGACCCAGCACCAGTGGAGGCGCACATATTCCGCCTCATATGGAATCAGAAGCAATGCCCATACTTTACAGCTGACAacactgaggctctgagaggttcTGGGATGTGCTCTCCATCACCCAGCAGGCAGGGCACGCAGGAGTGACACCCACAGTTGGCACTGCTTCCTGATGGGGACGCTGAGACCAGGCACTGGCCAGACCTCCCCCAAGAACACACCTGCAGCCCCCTGGCTCAGCGTgcttggggacacagagcccatGCTCTACAGGGTGAGGCTAGAGGTAGAGCCACTCAACAGGCAAAGTGGTTCCGGGCCAGGCAGAGAGAGACTGACCCAGCCTGGGCAGAGGGGGCACTCACATCTGCTCACGCATCTTCTTGAAGTCATCAAACAGCTGCAAGGCTGTGCTGAGTCCTTCCGCGATGAGGCTGCAGCTCTCGCCACCCCCACCCATGAACCTGCAAGGGCAGAGCGGTCAGCCCCCAGGGTTGCCATCACCCCTGCCCCCAGGCCATGCTTGAAGAGCCTGCTCCCATGCTGTCTCCCACCCTATCCTGGAGTATGCACCTTGGGATGACAGGGACACCGCTGAGTTCCCTACCCGATCCCTGATGCTAGCACAGCATCAGTACCAGACAGGACAGGGGACACTTGTTGTGTgcgtttgttttctttgagacggagtcttgctctgtcacccaggctggagtgtagtggcacgatctcggctcactgcaagctccgcctcccaggttcatgccattctcctgcctcagcctcctgagtagctgggactacaggtgcccaccaccacgcccagcaaattttttgtacttttagtagcgacggggtttcaccgtgttcgccacgatggtctcggtctcctgacctcatgatctgcccgcctcagcctcccaaagtgctgggattacagacgtgagccaccgcgcccggccgacatttgTTGTCTTAATCATGAGGACTGGGAGGGAATGGGAAAGGGCTGGGAACCCCAAGCCTAGGATCCTGTGCTGACTCCAACCCTGGAGTGACTGActccctgcccagcctcctgctgtccctttccctctctggACTATCTGCTCCAAATCAGTCCTGGCCCCACTTCACCTTCCCGGCCAGAGACAGGGGCCTCCTCTGTCCTCCCAGTCTTATGGGTTGAAGTGTGCCCCCCTCAAAAAGACAGGTTGAGGTCCTAAGTCCCAGTACCTCAGAAGGTGACCTGATTTGGAAAGATCTTTACACAGGTAATCGAGTTAAACTGCAGGCCCTAATCCACTATGGCTGGTATCTGTGAAAAGGAGAAACGtggacatggacacacacacagagggaagacacagggacacaaagagacacagggagaggcCACGTGAGGATGAGTGATGCAGCCTCAGCCAGGAAGTTCTGGGCGCACCAGGCGCCAGGAGAGGCAGAAGGGCCCTTCCCCTATAAGGTTTCAGAGACAGCCTGGCCCTACCAcctggattttggacttccagcctccaggacccTGAGACATCAATTTCCATTCTTCTGGCCAGTTTCTCATACTTTGCTACAGTAGCCCGGAAAACTAACACACACAGACTCTCGTTTCTCCTCCGCCTGATCTGCAGTCGCGTCGCAGCATCTGTCGCACATGGGCTGTGGCCTGGGGATGGCCTCTCCTCAAGGGCAGCTGTGGTTGCCACCATTCTTCCGGTCACACGGTTGTGAGAGGCTGATCGTTGCTGCAGGGGACGTGTGTGGAGACTGAGCGCTCCTCTGAGGGTCTTGAGGGCCCTGTCCCTCTGAAGTGTGGTCTCTGACCCTATCTCCCCCAAGGCCGGGATGGGGTCTGAGTCCTCTCTCACCCCCAGGCTTGCCCACCACAGTGGGGCACgcgggaggcctcaggaaatgtaagCTAAATGAACAAATGGCTACAGGCCCAACCGTGTCCATCAAGGCTAGAACCAACCCAGGCCCTTGGCCCGGCATCGGCCTGGCAACCGAGGCCTTCGAGTCCTGCACCCTGCTCTCCTGCTCCATGCCCGCGCCTGTAGGTCCTCTCGACGGATGAAGCCCAGACATCCAGGTCTGTGCACGTGCTGGCACACACCCATTCCGGCCCCGATGGAATCCAGTGAAGCTACAACACCCATCCTGGTGTGCCCTCCTGTAGGAAGCCTTCCCTACGTGCCACCTAATTTTAGGGCCTGCCCTTAATGACATCATAGATCACCTGATACTGCAGCTGTCAAGCTTCTCTCCACACCGTGTGCAGTCCTCCATGAGAGACACCAAGGCGTCTGAGCCCCGGGTCACACAAGGCCTAGGAACCGTCTGCTGAGTACTCGGTGCACTGGAGGCTTGGCAGGGCCATGCGGCGGGGCTCTCCGCTTCCTGTCTGAGTTCTCACACTGATTTCTTTCAGGTCCCACCCGGCTTGGCCACTGAGCACACTGAGGCCTGAAACCTTCTTCCCGCCCTCAGGGTACTCGGGTGCTGCTCCCAACCCACCACACACTTCCCAGCCTTCCTCTTCCTCGCCATGCAAGACAGTTTTGCACACACGAACTTCAACTGTGCCCAAAGAGTTGGGAtgaaccaggccgggcgcggtggctcaagcctgtaatcccagcactttgggaggccgagacgggcggatcacgaggtcaggagatcgagaccatcctggctaacacggtgaaaccccgtctctactaaaaaaatacaaaaaaaaactagccgggcgaggtggcgggcgcctgtagtcccagctactccggaggctgaggcaggagaatggcgtaaacccgggaggcggagcttgcagtgagctgagatctggccactgcactccagctcgggcgacagagcaagactccgtctcaaaaaaaaaaaaaaaaaaaaaaaaaaagagttgggatGAACCAACTCTGGACCCAGCCTTTCTGCTACAGGTGAAATTAAGCCAATGTATTACTGGGCCTTTCTGCGACTCAAGCCAAAAGCACCCTGGCTGGGAATGGGGGAATGGGGAGCAGGCGCTTCATGCATATGAGGTGTCCCTTTGGggtgataaattttttttttttttttgagatggagttttggtcttgttgttcaggctggagggcaatggcacaatcccagctcaccacTAACTTCGACTTCTGGtgcaagtaattctcctgcctcagcctcccgagtagctgggattacaggcatgtggcaccacacccagctaattttgtatttttagtagagacaggtttctacatgttggtcaggttggtctcgaactcccaacctcaggtgatccgcgcacctcagcctcccaaagttttggaagTGGCTGCGTGCAATGGCTCattgcgattctcctgcctcaaaaggctgaggcaggagaatcgcttgaacctcagggatggaggttgtagtgagccgagatcacaccactgcactccagcctgggagagagagagattccgtccccaaaacaaaacaaaacaaaacaaacttatgaagggccaggcgcgatggcttacgcctgtaatcccagcactttgggaggccaaggcgggcggatcacgaggtcaggagatcaagaccatcccgtctctactaaaaataaaaaaaaaattagccaggcatggtggcaggtacctgtggtcccagctactcaggaggttgaggcaggagaatagcgtgaacccaggaggcagagcttgcagtaagctgaagttgcaccactggactccagcctgggcaacagagcgagactccgtctcaaaaaaaaaaaaaaaaaacaccacttaTGAGGAAAAGTGTGATAAACTAACCAGTTTGAGATACTAAAACTTGCTTTTCTCTTACTGAACACTAAGTATAAGTTATCTGTTACAAGTTCAAAGGACGACATGTAATAAACGTTTCatcaaagaaatgtgaaaaacttGAACAGAGGGAACACTATGGCTGGCTGCAAAATATGGCTAAAATATCATCAAGTTTATGATAAGCCTAAATTCCAAACAAACCCCTTGATATGGCagacacaaaataaaactaaaagccCCCTAGGTGACACAAGTGGGCTCTGACTTGGGGCTCCCAAGTCCTCTAACTTACTCCCATTTGTTCTACCAAGTATCATTCCCCAGCGTCTTTGCTGCCCGCTTTCATGGGCTAACAGGTGCCTGGAGCCCCAGGAGGTACTGGTCAAAAAAAGTGAATGTTAAGAGCATCCGGCCATGACCAAGGGCTCCTTGCACacagcctgtcacccaggcaaatACTAGCTCGATGAGGGCCAGGACCTTGCCTGTCTAATGCCCACTAACTCCTTGGTACCCAGGACAGTTTGTtccacaaacatttgttgaattaatgagtgAACATATGAATGAACAACTGCGTCGTCATAATGTTATGGGAAAGACACTGGTTCTattttccttccatcttttccCCCCGCCAAGACAGGGTCTCggtctttcacccaggctggagtgcgatggcccaatctcggctcactgcaacctccgcctcccagtctcagttgatcctcctacctcagcctcctgagtagctgggactacaggtgtgcaccaccatgcctggctaattttttctatttatttgttgtttttgtattcattcatttattcaaccagtCTCCTGAAGCCCCGTGGGTGCCAAGCACCAGCTGGAAGCAAATGGCAGAAGTACCCAGGGACCTGGACATTCACAGTCCAGAGGTGTGGGGCTGTGacaggtcatgagggcagaggagGAAGCACCTGGCTGCAAGAACCAGGAAGGTTTCCCAGTGTATAAGACACCTGAGCTGGGTCTGGAAGGCTATGCAGTGTCTTCCATTCATTCTACAGATTTTACCCAAGGCCTCCTGTGTTACCAGGCCCTGTGTTGGCTGCCAGGGACTTGAGGAGCATCAGACTCGGATTTGGGCCTCAAGAAGTCTCCATTTAACATCACTCAAGACTGTCTTACCACAGTCTctcccagtggttctcaactggaaTACATTTTGCGCCCCCTTCCCAGAGGATATTTTATAATGCCTGGAGACACTTTTGGTTGTCACACCTTTGGGAGGGGGCTACTGgtatctagtgagtagaggccaaggatgctgttAAACAGCTTACAATACCCAGGACAGCCCCCACTACAAGGAATGATTGTGTCCACAGGGTCACTAAGGCCAAGGATAAGAAACCCTGCTCTATGTCACCTACAAATTCCAGCTATCCCAAAAGGAAAGCTTCTGTGTCACCTTTTCACTATATGTCCTGCACCCAGCACTTGTACATACATTCTGGAACAAAGCAGATGCTCAACAAACACCTGCTCCAGAAGCGTACAGAGGTAACGGCAGCTACTACGAACAGCTGTTGTTTAATGAACC
This window harbors:
- the MED25 gene encoding mediator of RNA polymerase II transcription subunit 25 isoform X3; its protein translation is MEDCTRCGEKLDSCSIRFMGGGGESCSLIAEGLSTALQLFDDFKKMREQIGQTHRVCLLICNSPPYLLPAVESTTYSGCTTENLVQQIGERGIHFSIVSPRKLPALRLLFEKAAPPALLEPLQPPTDVSQDPRHMVLVRGLVLPVGGGSAPGPLQPKQPVPLPPAAPSGATLSAAPQQPLPPVPPQYQVPGNLSAAQVAAQNAVEAAKNQKAGLGPRFSPITPLQQAAPGVGPPFSQAPAPPLPPGPPGAPKPPPASQPSLVSTVAPGSGLAPTAQPGAPSMAGTVAPGGVSGPSPAQLGAPALGGQQSVSNKLLAWSGVLEWQEKPKPASVDANTKLTRSLPCQVYVNHGENLKTEQWPQKLIMQLIPQQLLTTLGPLFRNSRMVQFHFTNKDLESLKGLYRIMGNGFAGCVHFPHTAPCEVRVLMLLYSSKKKIFMGLIPYDQSGFVNGIRQVITNHKQVQQQKLEQQQRGMGGQQAPPGLGPILEDQARPSQNLLQLRPPQSQPQGTVGASGATGQPQPQGTAQPPPGAPQGPPGTASGPPPPGPILRPQNPGANPQLRSLLLNPPPPQTGVPPPQASLHHLQPPGAPALLPPPHQGLGQPQLGPPLLHPPPAQSWPAQLPPRAPLPGQMLLSGGPRGPVPQPGLQPSVMEDDILMDLI
- the MED25 gene encoding mediator of RNA polymerase II transcription subunit 25 isoform X2: MGGGGESCSLIAEGLSTALQLFDDFKKMREQIGQTHRVCLLICNSPPYLLPAVESTTYSGCTTENLVQQIGERGIHFSIVSPRKLPALRLLFEKAAPPALLEPLQPPTDVSQDPRHMVLVRGLVLPVGGGSAPGPLQPKQPVPLPPAAPSGATLSAAPQQPLPPVPPQYQVPGNLSAAQVAAQNAVEAAKNQKAGLGPRFSPITPLQQAAPGVGPPFSQAPAPPLPPGPPGAPKPPPASQPSLVSTVAPGSGLAPTAQPGAPSMAGTVAPGGVSGPSPAQLGAPALGGQQSVSNKLLAWSGVLEWQEKPKPASVDANTKLTRSLPCQVYVNHGENLKTEQWPQKLIMQLIPQQLLTTLGPLFRNSRMVQFHFTNKDLESLKGLYRIMGNGFAGCVHFPHTAPCEVRVLMLLYSSKKKIFMGLIPYDQSGFVNGIRQVITNHKQVQQQKLEQQQRGMGGQQAPPGLGPILEDQARPSQNLLQLRPPQSQPQGTVGASGATGQPQPQGTAQPPPGAPQGPPGTASGPPPPGPILRPQNPGANPQLRSLLLNPPPPQTGVPPPQASLHHLQPPGAPALLPPPHQGLGQPQLGPPLLHPPPAQSWPAQLPPRAPLPAAKRKREGEGRVFREKWERAYFFVEVKSVPTCLICKQIVSVLKEYNLKRHYESKHSKSYDQYTEQTRDAILSELKKGLKCQ
- the MED25 gene encoding mediator of RNA polymerase II transcription subunit 25 isoform X1, encoding MEDCTRCGEKLDSCSIRFMGGGGESCSLIAEGLSTALQLFDDFKKMREQIGQTHRVCLLICNSPPYLLPAVESTTYSGCTTENLVQQIGERGIHFSIVSPRKLPALRLLFEKAAPPALLEPLQPPTDVSQDPRHMVLVRGLVLPVGGGSAPGPLQPKQPVPLPPAAPSGATLSAAPQQPLPPVPPQYQVPGNLSAAQVAAQNAVEAAKNQKAGLGPRFSPITPLQQAAPGVGPPFSQAPAPPLPPGPPGAPKPPPASQPSLVSTVAPGSGLAPTAQPGAPSMAGTVAPGGVSGPSPAQLGAPALGGQQSVSNKLLAWSGVLEWQEKPKPASVDANTKLTRSLPCQVYVNHGENLKTEQWPQKLIMQLIPQQLLTTLGPLFRNSRMVQFHFTNKDLESLKGLYRIMGNGFAGCVHFPHTAPCEVRVLMLLYSSKKKIFMGLIPYDQSGFVNGIRQVITNHKQVQQQKLEQQQRGMGGQQAPPGLGPILEDQARPSQNLLQLRPPQSQPQGTVGASGATGQPQPQGTAQPPPGAPQGPPGTASGPPPPGPILRPQNPGANPQLRSLLLNPPPPQTGVPPPQASLHHLQPPGAPALLPPPHQGLGQPQLGPPLLHPPPAQSWPAQLPPRAPLPAAKRKREGEGRVFREKWERAYFFVEVKSVPTCLICKQIVSVLKEYNLKRHYESKHSKSYDQYTEQTRDAILSELKKGLKCQ
- the MED25 gene encoding mediator of RNA polymerase II transcription subunit 25 isoform X4: MGGGGESCSLIAEGLSTALQLFDDFKKMREQIGQTHRVCLLICNSPPYLLPAVESTTYSGCTTENLVQQIGERGIHFSIVSPRKLPALRLLFEKAAPPALLEPLQPPTDVSQDPRHMVLVRGLVLPVGGGSAPGPLQPKQPVPLPPAAPSGATLSAAPQQPLPPVPPQYQVPGNLSAAQVAAQNAVEAAKNQKAGLGPRFSPITPLQQAAPGVGPPFSQAPAPPLPPGPPGAPKPPPASQPSLVSTVAPGSGLAPTAQPGAPSMAGTVAPGGVSGPSPAQLGAPALGGQQSVSNKLLAWSGVLEWQEKPKPASVDANTKLTRSLPCQVYVNHGENLKTEQWPQKLIMQLIPQQLLTTLGPLFRNSRMVQFHFTNKDLESLKGLYRIMGNGFAGCVHFPHTAPCEVRVLMLLYSSKKKIFMGLIPYDQSGFVNGIRQVITNHKQVQQQKLEQQQRGMGGQQAPPGLGPILEDQARPSQNLLQLRPPQSQPQGTVGASGATGQPQPQGTAQPPPGAPQGPPGTASGPPPPGPILRPQNPGANPQLRSLLLNPPPPQTGVPPPQASLHHLQPPGAPALLPPPHQGLGQPQLGPPLLHPPPAQSWPAQLPPRAPLPGQMLLSGGPRGPVPQPGLQPSVMEDDILMDLI